One Drosophila kikkawai strain 14028-0561.14 chromosome 3L, DkikHiC1v2, whole genome shotgun sequence genomic window carries:
- the LOC108070482 gene encoding gastrula zinc finger protein XlCGF57.1 produces the protein MVRSRRSLSKEDAVSLLTDSGISLSSPPAARDSSPITPTSIKRRKSSLASLRDACTEDDEDQDTKDDDYVQPPPKKSPRKVETGKRKHHICSHCSKEFGGKTDLQRHMLIHSDERPHKCKDCGKSYRQAVNLKNHITTAHEHRKQFSCSQCPKSFALKERLRLHMRLHSGEKPYPCALCDKKFARGGQLQQHMVSHHKTSIQQFNCTKCSASFSTNANLRVHMERHEQGMEHRCSICESQFANELALRAHINQEHHKLTQFECEICHKTIEPDEDLATHMQKHAAVKTHVCEVCNSYFTQKSQYNVHMRMHTGERPYQCRICHQTFAHSSVLKLHIRKHTGEKPFRCQLCEDEVAFSQLAHLKNHMKKIHKQQKPYMCEGCHEFFKIKVELQAHSEQCAKCPAGGDEASDNQSVDTAALSTMRFNIAVVLKKISSAQKLRQLGYEKRLIDNVIIASLKLAQRPTHDDAKLTPLARLRLNVEEFLKWIVPAPTMKKFSEELLSIDTILDKIATMYMKQK, from the exons atggTACGCAGTCGTCGCAGCTTGTCCAAGGAGGATGCGGTATCCCTGCTCACGGACAGTGGCATCTCACTATCCTCACCGCCTGCAGCACGAGATTCTTCGCCCATAACACCCACCTCCATAAAGAGGCGGAAGAGCAGCTTGGCCAGTCTGCGAGATGCCTGCACCGAAGACGATGAAGATCAGGACACCAAGGACGACGACTATGTGCAGCCACCGCCGAAGAAGTCCCCACGCAAAGTTGAAACAGGAAAGCGAAAGCATCACATTTGCAGCCACTGTTCCAAGGAGTTTGGCGGCAAGACAGATCTACAGCGCCACATGCTCATCCACTCGGACGAAAGGCCCCACAAGTGTAAGGACTGCGGGAAGAGCTACCGCCAGGCGGTGAATCTCAAGAACCACATCACCACCGCCCACGAGCACCGAAAACAGTTTTCCTGTTCGCAGTGTCCCAAGTCGTTTGCCCTAAAGGAGCGCCTGCGCCTGCATATGCGACTCCACTCCGGTGAGAAGCCGTATCCTTGCGCCCTGTGCGACAAGAAATTCGCCAGGGGAGGTCAG CTCCAGCAGCACATGGTGTCGCATCACAAGACCAGCATCCAGCAGTTTAACTGCACCAAGTGCTCGGCCAGCTTTTCGACCAACGCCAATCTGCGGGTTCACATGGAGCGCCACGAACAGGGCATGGAGCACCGGTGCAGCATCTGCGAGAGCCAGTTTGCCAATGAGTTGGCCCTGCGAGCCCATATCAACCAGGAGCACCATAAACTGACCCAGTTTGAGTGCGAAATCTGTCACAAGACCATTGAGCCGGACGAGGATCTGGCCACTCACATGCAGAAGCATGCGGCGGTGAAGACGCATGTCTGCGAGGTGTGCAACTCATACTTTACCCAGAAGAGTCAGTACAATGTTCACATGCGGATGCATACGGGCGAGCGGCCCTACCAGTGTCGG ATTTGCCATCAGACCTTTGCCCACTCCAGCGTATTAAAGCTACACATCCGCAAGCACACGGGCGAGAAACCCTTTCGCTGCCAGCTGTGCGAGGATGAGGTGGCCTTCTCCCAGCTGGCGCATCTGAAGAACCACATGAAGAAGATCCACAAGCAGCAGAAGCCGTACATGTGCGAGGGCTGCCACGAGTTCTTCAAGATCAAGGTGGAGCTACAGGCGCATTCGGAGCAGTGTGCCAAGTGTCCCGCGGGCGGGGACGAGGCCAGCGATAACCAATCCGTAGATACGGCCGCCCTTTCCACCATGCGCTTCAATATAGCCGtggttttgaaaaaaataagctCAGCGCAGAAGTTACGCCAGTTGGGCTACGAGAAGCGTCTCATAGACAATGTGATCATTGCATCTTTAAAGCTTGCCCAAAGGCCCACGCATGACGACGCCAAGCTGACGCCCCTGGCCCGGCTCCGTCTGAATGTGGAGGAGTTCCTCAAGTGGATTGTGCCGGCGCCCACAATGAAAAAGTTCAGCGAGGAGCTGCTGTCCATCGACACCATTCTCGACAAGATAGCCACCATGTATATGAAGCAGAAGTAG
- the Polr2H gene encoding DNA-directed RNA polymerases I, II, and III subunit RPABC3 — protein sequence MAGVLFEDIFNVKDMDPEGKKFDRVSRLHCESESFKMDLILDINSWLYPMELGDKFRLVLATTLREDGCPDSGEYNPMEHEGTRADSFEYVMYGKIYRIEGDEAHNEASRLSAYVSFGGLLMRLQGDANNLHGFEVDQHMYLLMKRLAF from the coding sequence ATGGCTGGCGTACTCTTTGAGGATATATTTAACGTGAAGGACATGGACCCGGAGGGCAAGAAGTTCGACCGAGTGTCCCGCCTGCATTGCGAATCCGAGTCGTTCAAGATGGACCTCATCCTGGACATCAACTCGTGGCTGTACCCCATGGAGCTGGGCGACAAGTTTCGCCTGGTGCTGGCCACGACGCTGCGCGAGGACGGCTGTCCCGACAGTGGCGAGTACAATCCCATGGAGCACGAAGGCACGCGGGCGGACAGCTTCGAGTATGTGATGTACGGCAAGATCTACAGGATCGAGGGCGATGAGGCGCATAATGAGGCGTCCCGGCTCTCTGCTTACGTCTCCTTCGGCGGCCTGCTGATGCGACTGCAGGGAGACGCCAATAACCTGCACGGTTTCGAGGTGGATCAGCATATGTACCTGCTGATGAAGCGGCTGGCCTTCTAA
- the LOC108070389 gene encoding uncharacterized protein: MFGYLTGSLVTLAICGILCLNGSEGAQLRFPGPARGRSLPLILQRQEQAPYPPAGLVPDPPFELPTEEAVEFPQPDETYGPPADTYGPPPVVEEPAEVYGPPDQVYGPPDQTYGPPDQTYGPPDQPANDDNANGQPQSAAIIDLASLPLPPQAQYVLPLLSRFITFRPQRPVLLTPQRRPAKLTARPQPKPAKIVNAINKGNAVFQPTSLGLPFVERRIPFRPQPSRLVVNAPLRRRPARH; this comes from the coding sequence ATGTTTGGTTATCTAACTGGTTCTCTGGTCACCCTTGCCATTTGCGGGATCTTGTGCCTAAATGGAAGTGAAGGCGCTCAATTAAGATTCCCGGGACCCGCGAGAGGTAGATCCCTGCCGCTGATCCTGCAGAGGCAGGAGCAGGCACCCTATCCGCCAGCTGGCCTGGTGCCTGATCCACCATTCGAGCTGCCCACAGAGGAGGCCGTGGAATTTCCGCAACCAGATGAGACGTATGGACCTCCAGCAGATACCTATGGACCCCCGCCAGTCGTAGAGGAGCCAGCTGAGGTCTATGGACCTCCGGATCAGGTTTATGGACCTCCTGATCAAACCTACGGGCCGCCAGATCAGACATACGGACCTCCCGATCAGCCTGCCAACGATGACAATGCCAACGGCCAGCCCCAGAGTGCAGCCATCATAGATTTGGCCAGTCTGCCATTACCCCCACAGGCTCAGTATGTTCTGCCTCTGCTCAGTCGCTTCATCACCTTCCGGCCGCAGCGTCCAGTTTTGCTGACACCTCAGCGTCGTCCTGCCAAGCTTACTGCTCGTCCTCAGCCCAAGCCCGCCAAGATTGTCAACGCGATTAACAAGGGAAATGCCGTCTTCCAACCGACTTCGCTGGGCTTGCCTTTCGTGGAGCGTCGCATTCCCTTCCGACCGCAGCCATCTCGCCTGGTAGTGAATGCTCCTCTGCGTAGGCGCCCTGCCAGGCACTAG
- the LOC108070404 gene encoding uncharacterized protein has product MIKASSTTALVLVLSLVALSTAEPLRRRFVARQVEAPASPAPTGYPEAGITPSVPFDLPSSTAKPENTYLPPDNTYGPPDNTYGPPDNTYGPPDNTYGPPEADFVPAPEPEPEAQPENPIETDDIPAAAEDEPVDAKLQPSDEDAEEDEPQLEVTEDGTVIVLATSLDRPQPPVDQSARLYQRFPQGRRRQLPVPQRLILRRSW; this is encoded by the coding sequence ATGATCAAAGCCAGCTCTACAACTGCTCTTGTTCTTGTCCTGAGCCTGGTGGCTCTGAGCACGGCGGAGCCGCTGCGCCGCAGATTCGTTGCCCGTCAGGTGGAGGCCCCAGCCAGTCCGGCACCCACTGGTTACCCAGAGGCAGGAATCACGCCCAGCGTTCCCTTTGATCTGCCCAGCTCGACAGCCAAGCCGGAAAATACTTACCTGCCGCCAGACAACACCTACGGACCCCCGGATAACACCTATGGACCCCCGGACAATACTTATGGCCCACCAGATAACACCTATGGCCCACCAGAGGCCGATTTTGTGCCTGCTCCAGAGCCCGAGCCGGAGGCACAGCCCGAGAATCCCATCGAGACCGATGACATCCCGGCCGCTGCTGAGGATGAGCCAGTAGATGCCAAGCTGCAGCCCTCTGACGAGGACGCTGAGGAGGATGAGCCCCAGCTGGAGGTGACCGAGGATGGCACTGTCATTGTCCTGGCCACCAGTCTTGACCGACCACAGCCCCCGGTTGACCAATCGGCTCGCCTTTACCAGCGTTTCCCGCAAGGTCGTCGCCGCCAGTTGCCTGTTCCCCAGCGACTGATCCTGCGTCGCAGTTGGTAG
- the LOC108070410 gene encoding resuscitation-promoting factor RpfA has translation MAYKFTSSLLLIAAFAAVSLAEPARFRSRSSRFQFARQEQAPVDAAAPADPAADIAPTPASAPYPPAGVTPEVPFDLPTETEAQPDLTYGPPAEPDNTYGPPAEPDNTYGPPADSVAVDQAPVEDNPAAEPIPASLIQPRNGRLRSRRPVSEKLRSAQIIRSRPVLVYTI, from the coding sequence ATGGCCTACAAGTTCACCAGCTCCTTGCTCCTGATCGCTGCCTTCGCCGCCGTTTCCCTGGCGGAACCGGCCCGATTCCGCAGTCGATCCTCGCGCTTCCAATTTGCTCGTCAGGAGCAAGCTCCTGTGGATGCAGCTGCTCCGGCTGATCCCGCCGCAGATATAGCGCCTACTCCGGCCTCGGCTCCTTATCCCCCAGCAGGAGTTACACCTGAGGTGCCCTTTGATCTGCCCACGGAGACGGAGGCTCAGCCAGACCTGACCTACGGACCTCCAGCGGAGCCAGACAATACCTATGGACCTCCTGCGGAGCCGGATAACACCTATGGCCCACCGGCTGATTCTGTTGCGGTGGACCAGGCTCCTGTTGAGGATAACCCCGCCGCGGAGCCCATTCCGGCCAGTCTGATTCAGCCACGTAATGGGCGCCTGCGCAGTCGTCGTCCCGTTTCGGAGAAGCTCCGTTCTGCCCAGATTATTCGCTCTAGGCCGGTGCTGGTCTATACCATTTAa
- the LOC108070409 gene encoding uncharacterized protein: protein MARHQLLASLSLLLAIWAVSCTAEAPLRRNVRLGRLRLRPVTFARQQVAPTPYPSAAELKPAAEEPALTYGPPEDSDVEAQAALPAEQEPPVDNFEPSPETKEVDTEESSLEVTTPGSTLARLRSRQRLAKLQLAKPKRQRQRIARLEELPVDEAVAPVAPVAAVAPVSSVAAVAPVPAAVPQFYYVGAGQQPYYLAYSAAPQQLGW, encoded by the coding sequence ATGGCACGTCATCAGCTCCTAGCATCCCTGTCTCTCCTTCTGGCCATCTGGGCCGTTAGCTGTACGGCGGAGGCACCGCTCCGGCGAAATGTACGCCTTGGACGCCTGCGTCTGCGTCCGGTAACCTTTGCTCGGCAACAGGTTGCCCCAACGCCCTATCCCTCGGCGGCGGAACTAAAGCCTGCGGCTGAGGAGCCCGCTCTCACTTATGGACCCCCTGAGGACTCCGATGTAGAAGCCCAGGCCGCTTTGCCTGCGGAGCAGGAGCCACCGGTAGACAATTTTGAGCCCAGCCCCGAAACCAAAGAGGTGGACACCGAGGAGAGCTCTCTGGAGGTAACCACGCCCGGCTCCACCCTTGCCCGCCTGCGCAGCCGCCAGAGACTGGCCAAGTTGCAGCTGGCCAAGCCAAAGCGTCAGCGTCAGCGCATCGCTCGCCTGGAAGAGCTGCCAGTGGATGAGGCAGTGGCTCCTGTGGCCCCAGTAGCTGCAGTTGCACCGGTTTCTTctgtggctgctgttgctcccgTTCCGGCTGCAGTTCCCCAGTTCTACTACGTGGGTGCTGGCCAGCAGCCCTATTACCTAGCCTACAGCGCTGCTCCCCAGCAGCTGGGCTGGTAA
- the LOC108070396 gene encoding serine/threonine-protein kinase WNK1, whose product MLKLSCAVAIIAITLLESAQAQRPSFAGVRPPGGLSQKDKYHAPQNTAVENITGVDINTRFGEPSSSQQPALVNLPFGAAQRPPMGVPLVLPTGGFDSSLSQPAPSATPDVANRFGAPDSSSTAGSAIPATSPTFSVSTPVAINSAASILVPSVPSANIPLASTPFATSPNPVTTIGSTATPSRLPIDAHGDQEWVNHLSSLPVENQPFWFVNYQAIEALRNSSRPNVGALETRGSFFGG is encoded by the coding sequence ATGCTGAAACTTAGCTGTGCCGTGGCTATCATTGCGATAACTCTGCTGGAAAGTGCCCAGGCTCAACGACCCTCATTTGCCGGAGTGAGACCACCAGGCGGACTCAGCCAGAAGGACAAGTATCATGCTCCCCAGAACACCGCCGTGGAGAATATCACCGGAGTGGACATAAACACCAGGTTCGGAGAGCCCTCTAGTTCGCAGCAGCCTGCCCTGGTCAACCTGCCCTTCGGAGCTGCGCAGAGGCCGCCCATGGGAGTTCCTCTAGTACTGCCCACCGGTGGATTCGATTCGAGCTTGAGTCAGCCAGCTCCCTCAGCTACGCCCGATGTGGCCAACCGTTTTGGAGCACCAGATTCGAGCTCAACAGCGGGATCAGCGATTCCGGCTACTAGTCCCACCTTTAGTGTTAGCACTCCAGTCGCAATCAATTCTGCCGCCAGCATTCTCGTTCCCAGCGTTCCCTCCGCCAACATTCCCCTCGCCAGCACTCCCTTCGCCACCTCTCCAAATCCAGTCACCACCATTGGAAGCACCGCGACTCCCAGCAGACTCCCCATCGATGCCCACGGGGATCAGGAGTGGGTGAACCATCTGAGTTCCCTGCCCGTGGAGAACCAGCCCTTCTGGTTCGTCAACTATCAGGCCATCGAGGCACTCCGGAATAGCTCGAGACCCAATGTGGGCGCCTTGGAGACGCGAGGATCTTTCTTCGGCGGCTAA